The region GACAGGCTGAGTTTGAATCTAATGTCCGCAGCTATCCTCGTAAACTGCCACTGGCTATTGCCAAAGCGCAGGGTGTCTGGATTACCGACGTAGAAAATAATCAATATCTTGATTGCCTGGCAGGTGCCGGAACCCTGGCGCTTGGTCATAATCATCCTGAAATGCTTAAGAGCATTCAAAGTGTCATCACGAGCGGATTACCGTTACATACGCTTGACCTTACTACTCCATTAAAAGATGAATTCTCATCTTATTTGCTTTCTTTACTGCCAGGTCAGGGTAAAGAGTACTGCCTGCAGTTCACCGGCCCGTCCGGCGCGGATGCTGTAGAAGCGGCGCTGAAACTGGCGAAGAAAGTCACCGGGCGCTCCAGTGTGATCAGCTTCTCCGGCGGCTACCACGGGATGACCCATGGCGCGCTGTCCGTGACTGGCAACCTGTCCCCGAAAGAAGCCGTTAGCAACATGATGGCAGAAGTACAGTTTATGCCGTATCCGCACGAGTACCGTTGCCCGCTGGGTATCGGTGGTGAGGCGGGTGTGAAAGCCTTAACGTATTACTTCGAAAACCTGATTAACGACGTTGAAAGCGGCGTACGTAAACCGGCTGCGGTGATCCTGGAAGCGGTGCAGGGTGAGGGCGGCGTGAATCCGGCGCCGATCGAGTGGCTGCAACGCATTCGTAAAGTGACTCAGGAACACGGCATTCTGCTGATCCTTGACGAAGTTCAGGCTGGCTTTGCACGTACCGGCAAACTGTTCGCCTTCGAACATGCGGGTATTGAGCCGGACATCATCGTGATGTCTAAAGCAGTTGGTGGCGGTCTGCCGCTGGCCGTGCTGGGTATTAAGAAACAGTTCGACGCCTGGTCACCGGGTCATCACACCGGTACCTTCCGTGGTAACCAGCTGGCGATGGCGACTGGCCTGACTACGCTGAAAATCCTGAAAGATGACAACATTGCCGACAAAGTTGCCGCCCAGGGCGAGTGGCTGAAAGGCAAACTGGCTGAGCTGCAGAAACGTTACCCGGTTATCGGTCACATTCGTGGTCTGGGTCTGATGATCGGTCTTGAAATCGTTAAACCAAACGAAGCGAAAGATCACATGGGTTGCTACCCGGCGGATGGCGAGCTTTCTGCACTGTTGCAGAAAAAATGCTTTGAATCCGGTCTGATCCTGGAGCGTGGTGGTCGTAACGGTAGCGTGCTGCGTCTGCTGCCTTCTCTGCTGATCACCAATGCTGAGCTGGAAATTTTCCTCGATAAATTTGAGAACGCCCTGTTGGGCGCTGGCGTTAAGCCGGTTTAATCGGAGTTAATGAACGTGTCAGATAACAACCCGATTCTGTCCGGTTCGGCGCAAAGCATCGCAGCCTACCAGGACGCCATCGAGCAGAGCAGCAAAGCTGTCGTTGAATGGTTAAAACAACCTGAGATGTATCAGGGTAAAACCGTTGAGCAGCTGCGCGAGCGCATCAATCTGAACTTCACCGCTGAGGGCCTGGGTAACCAGGCCACTATTGAGCGGGCAGTTGAGTACTTCCTGAAGGACAGCCTGTCTGTGCACCATGCACAATGCGTGGCGCATCTGCACTGCCCGAGCCTGGTGATTAGCCAGGCCGCTGAAGTGCTGATCAACGCCACCAACCAGAGTATGGACTCCTGGGATCAGAGCCCGTCAGCGACCATCGTTGAGATCAAGCTGATCGAATGGCTGCGTGAGCAGGTCGGTTATCAGGCTGGCGATGCGGGCGTATTCACCAGCGGAGGCACTCAGAGCAATCTGATGGGACTGATGCTGGCACGTGACGCTTTCTTTGCACGTCAGGGGCACTCTATCCAGCAGGATGGTTTAACCGGCGATCTGAGCAAAATTAAAGTATTCTGCTCTGAAAGCGCGCACTTTTCTGTTCAGAAAAACATGGCGTTGATGGGACTGGGTTACCGTTCCGTCACCCAGGTTAAGACCGATGTGTTTTCTCGCATGGATGCTGCAGACCTGAAAGCCAAACTGGCGCAGGCGCAAGCCAATGGTGAGCAGGTGATGGCGATTGTCGCCACTGCCGGTACGACCGATGCGGGCGCTATCGATCCGTTAACAGAGATTGCTGCGTTGGCGGCTGAGCACCAGATCTGGATGCATGTGGATGCGGCATGGGGCGGTGCGTTACTGCTATCTGAGAAGTATCGCCACTTCCTCAACGGTCTTGAACTGGCGGATTCTGTCACTCTGGACTTCCACAAGCAGTTCTTCCAGACCATCAGCTGCGGTGCATTCCTGCTGAAAGATGCGCGTCATTATGAACTGATGCGTTATCAGGCGGCGTACCTGAACTCTGATTTCGATGAAGAGCACGGTGTGCCGAACCTGGTATCCAAGTCCCTGCAAACGACGCGTCGTTTTGATGCGCTGAAACTGTGGATGGGTCTCGAAGCGCTGGGTAAAAAACAGTACGCTGAAATCATTGATAACGGTGTCACTCTGGCGCGGCAGGTGGCGGAGTTTGTTTCTGCTCAACCGGATCTGGAACTGGTGATGCAGCCGCAACTGGCAAGCGTACTGTTCCGTTTCCGTCCGCAGAGCGATGACGTTGCGTTTGTTGCACTGTTGAACCAGCGTATCGGTGACGTTCTGCTGGCCTCCGGTGCTGCAAACGTGGGCGTAACAGAAGCGGATGGCGTGACTTGCCTGAAGCTGACACTACTGAACCCAACGGTTTGCCTGAAAGATGTGAAAGTGCTGCTGGAAAGCGTTAAACAGACAGCTGAACAACTGCTGAACGCATAATCACTTTCCGTTGCGCATAAATAAAAATGGCTCCCTTTCGGAGCCATTTTTTTATTGAACAGTTATTGAATATCTGCCAGAGCGGCGGTGCGGTTCGGGAAGAACGTCAAACGACCCGGGATCGGTTGGATACCCGCGCGCGCCATAGTACGTAGCGGCTGGAACTCCAGGTTACTGATGCGTAACTCGCAACCTTCCGGCAGGCGTTTTACAAAACGCTGGAAAGCATCCAGTCCACCGGCATCCAGCACCGGTACGGCGTCCCACTTCAACACCACGATACGTTTGCCTTCAATACGTGATTCAAGATCGGTAAATAATCCTTCTGCCGCCGCAAAGAACAGCGGACCAATCACGCGCAGAACCAGAACATCGTCTGGTACGTCTACGTTTACCGGAGCCAGGCGTGTCATACGCGCAATGCGGCGCATAAACAGCAGGGAGGCGAGTACGATCCCGACACTGATGGCGATAACCATATCGAACAGTACCGTCAGCGACATACACATCAGCATGACGATGATGTCGTCTTTCGGCGCGTGGCGCAGCAGATCCACCACTTTATGGGCTTCACTCATGTTCCACGCCACCATCAACAGCAGCGCGGCCATGGCAGAAAGCGGCAACCAGGAGAGCAGCGGCGCTAACACCAGCAGGGCGAGGATCACCAGAATAGCGTGGATGACCGCTGAAATCGGTGACGTTGCGCCAGCACGTACGTTTGCGGCAGAACGGGCAATGGCGGCTGTTGCAGTAATACCGCCAAAGAACGGCGCAACGATGTTTCCCAGACCCTGACCAATCAGCTCGCTGTTAGCTTTGTGTTTGGTACCGGTCATTCCGTCGAGCACCACGGCGCAGAGCAGGGATTCAATCGCGCCCAGCATCGCCATGGAGAAAGCGGCCGGTAATAGTGCCTGTAATGAACTCCAGCTCAACGTAAAGTTGGAATCCGGCATATTCCACGGTAATACCAGTTGTGGCAGCAGCTGCGGGATGCCGTTGCCCTGAGAGCCGTCAGCCAGAATGTAGTGGAACTGAGAACCAATGGTTGCGACATGCCCCCCCATGACATTCACGATGCCCATCACCGCACAACCGGCCAGCAGCGCAGGAAGGTGGCCCGGCAGACGAACGCCCAGTCGCGGCCAGAAAATGAGGATCCCCAGCGTGACCACACCAATGGCGGCATCGCCGAGATTAATGGTCGGTAATGCCATAAACAGTGCACCGACTTTTTGCAGGTAGTGCTCAGGAACATGGGCCATTTGCAGACCAAGAAAGTCTTTAATCTGCATAGTACCAATGGTGATACCAATACCTGAGGTAAAGCCTAATGTGACTGACACGGGAATATATTCGATCAGGCGGCCAAAACGGGCGAGGCCGAAAAGGATCAGAAATATCCCGGACATCAGCGTGGCAACCAGCAGGCCTGCCAGCCCAAACTGTTGCGACACCGGATACAAGATCACCACGAACGCAGCGGTCGGGCCAGAGACGCTAAAGCGTGAACCCCCGGTCAGGGCAATAACAATCCCGGCTACGGCTGACGTATACAGCCCGTACTGCGGCGCAACGCCACTGCCAATTGCCAGTGCCATCGCCAGCGGAATAGCAATGATCCCAACGGTTATCCCGGCAATCAGGTCACGGGTAAAGCGTGAGGCGGTATATTTTTCTTTCCAACAAGCGTCGATGAGGGCGCGGAAAGGCATCACATGTGAGGAAAATAATTTATTCACAATAATGTTTCATCCATGAGCGCATCATCTGTCAACTAAATGGCAGGTGAAGGAGGCATAAGTCATACAAATAAGTGTTACAGATAAAAAAACCCGCCGCAGCGGGTTTTTGAGCCGGGCTCGATTAATGCTCGAACATGGCAGAGATGGATTCTTCGTTGCTGATACGACGAATCGCTTCGGCCAGCATACCCGACAGGGTCAACGTACGCACGTTCGGCAGTGCTTTGATTTCGTCGGTCAGTGGAATGGTGTCACAGACAACGACTTCATCAATGACCGAGTTGCGCAGGTTGTTCGCCGCATTGCCTGAGAAGATCGGGTGAGTGGCGTAAGCAAATACGCGTTTTGCACCACGTTCTTTCAGCGCTTCTGCTGCTTTGCACAGCGTACCGCCGGTATCGATCATGTCGTCAACCAGCACGCAGTCACGACTTGCTACGTCACCAATGATGTGCATCACCTGAGAAACGTTCGCACGCGGGCGGCGTTTATCGATGATAGCCATATCGGTATCGTTCAGCAGTTTAGCGATAGCACGGGCACGCACAACGCCACCAATATCCGGGGAAACCACAATCGGGTTATCCAGATTCAGTTGCAGCATGTCTTCTAACAGAATTGGGCTACCGAATACGTTGTCAACCGGTACATCAAAGAAGCCCTGGATCTGTTCAGCATGCAGGTCAACGGTGAGGACGCGGTCAACGCCAACGCTGGACAGGAAGTCAGCGACGACTTTTGCGGTAATCGGTACACGAGCGGAACGTACGCGACGATCCTGACGTGCATAGCCGAAGTAAGGGATAACGGCGGTGATACGGCCTGCGGAAGCACGGCGCAGAGCATCGACCATAACGACCAATTCCATCAGGTTGTCGTTAGTAGGGGCACAAGTGGACTGGATGATGAAAATATCACCACCGCGTACATTTTCATTAATTTGTACGCTGACTTCGCCGTCGCTAAAGCGACCTACAGCGGCGTCGCCGAGTGAAGTGTACAGGCGGTTGGCAATACGTTGTGCTAGTTCCGGGGTGGCGTTACCAGCAAAAAGCTTCATATCAGGCACGAGAAGAACCTCAGGCATGCGTCCATTGGTGGAAAGAATCTGCCGAAAACTGTGCGGGCCAGGCAGTATCCTTTCCAGGCGGTGTATTAAAGAGCGCGATGCAACGTCTGGAACAGGGTGACGTTGTCACCGCAACTCAGCTTGCCCGGCTTAAAGCATAGCTCTGTGCAATGGGGAGAGGTTGACACCTTTCGCCACAAAGCCTTCGAGCCATTCCGGGGCTTGCTCAAGCACCTGGCGAGCACGAGACTCAGTGTCAAATTCAGCAAAGACACAAGCCCCTGTACCAGTCAGGCGCGACGGCGCGTATTCTAACAGCCAGGAAAGCGCCGCATCAACCTCGCGAAAACGTTTTCTTGCGATAACCTCGCAATCATTGCCGAATTCACATTTTAGTAACGTTTCTATTGACCTTTTTGGCGTGTTACGGGGGAGTTCGGGATCCTGAAAAATAACCGGTGTTGGAATACTGACACCCGGATGGGCGACCAGATACCATTTTTCCGCCGGATTGACCGGCGTGAGGATTTCACCCACGCCTTCCGCAAAGGCGGCATGTCCGCGCACAAATACCGGTACATCGGCGCCGAGCGTCAGACCTATATCCGCCAGATCATCAATACTCAGTCCGCACTGCCAGAGATGATTCAGCGCCACCAATACCGTCGCGGCATTGGAGGAACCGCCTCCCAGACCACCGCCCATCGGCAGACGTTTCTCAATACTGATGTCAGCACCGCTTCCGGCGGGCAGTTGTCCACGATCGGAGGCTGTTTTCATCAGCAAGCGCGCCGCGCGCACGATCAGGTTATCTTCATGCGCAACGCCATCAACCGCGGTGAGCAGATGAATTTCACCGTCATTACGCAGCGCAATAGTAATATCGTCGCCATAATCGAGAAACTGGAACAGCGTTTGTAATGTGTGATAGCCGTCCGCACGTTGCCCGGTGATATATAAAAACAGATTCAGTTTTGCCGGAGAGGGCCAGTGGGTCATCATTTCACAATCCAGTTATCCATTTTCAGCTTAATACGCTGGTCGCCGTCGGAAAGCTCCATATTTGCGGGCATGGCCGGTTGCGTTTTACTGTCGTACCCGCCGTAAACCACTTTCCAGTTTTTACCGCCCTGACTGTAGTTCACTTCGCTCAGACGGTATTGTTCGTCGAGTTTGTAATCAGTGGCATCGCCTGGCAGGCCCAGGATCCACTGACGCAGGCTGTTTAACGGAATCGGCATTCCGGTCAACTTCCCAATCATCTCTTCGGCGTCGTCAGCGGTATAATGCTTGCCCTTGTTATCGACGAGTTCCACGTTGCCCGGCTGTGCGTTCAGTTCCAGTTCGGTACTGCCCAGCGGGTTTGTCAGCAGCAGACGATAGCGATCCTGGCCGGTTTGCTGCCAGAAAAAGCGAGCATAGACCTTCTGTTGATCGGAAATATACGCAAACGCACCGCGCGTCTGATATTGGTTTAGCGCGCGTACTTCCTGCTGGTGCTGGCGCCACTGCTGGGAGTCAGGGCTTTTACCTGGACCTTTAGGGGCGTTGAGCGTACAGGCGGTAAGAACCAGGGCCGCCAGCGGCAGCAGGCGAATCAGGCGAAAATCAGGCAGGGTCATAATGATGACAAATCCTTGAGATACGTTGCAGTTATAACCCTTAATGCTAGCGCCGACCGGGTACATCGTCTACGTTCACGTTATCTTAATTTAAACCGTAAGCTATTACTCCAAAAGGGGGCTGTCTCTTTTATTGACCGCAGGCATCCTGTATGATGCACCCAGTCTAACCTTATCAACGCTGGTACTATTCCCGCACACATGACCCTTTTAGCGCTTGGTATTAACCATAAAACGGCACCTGTATCGCTGCGAGAACGCGTAACGTTTTCGCCGGACACGCTCGATCAGGCGCTGGACAGCCTGCTTGCGCAGCCAATGGTGCAGGGCGGGGTGGTGTTGTCAACGTGTAACCGCACGGAGTTGTATCTCAGCGTCGAGGAGCAGGACAACCTGCAAGAGGCGCTGATTCGTTGGTTGTGCGAGTACCACAACCTGAACGAAGAGGATCTGCGTAGCAGCCTTTACTGGCACCAGGACAACGACGCCGTCAGCCATCTGATGCGCGTAGCCAGCGGTCTGGATTCGCTGGTGCTGGGCGAGCCCCAAATTCTCGGACAGGTCAAAAAAGCGTTCGCGGATTCGCAAAAAGGTCACCTCAACGCCAGCGCGCTGGAGCGCATGTTCCAGAAATCCTTCTCGGTCGCCAAACGTGTAAGAACTGAAACCGACATCGGCGCGAGCGCGGTGTCCGTTGCATTTGCCGCCTGTACGCTGGCGCGTCAGATTTTTGAATCACTTTCCACGGTCACCGTCTTGCTGGTTGGCGCAGGTGAAACCATCGAACTGGTGGCGCGGCATCTGCGTGAACACAAAGTGAAGAAGATGATCATCGCCAACCGTACGCGTGAGCGCGCACAGGTTCTGGCTGATGAAGTCGGCGCCGAGGTGATTTCACTCAGTGATATCGACGCGCGATTACAGGACGCCGATATTATTATCAGCTCGACGGCCAGCCCACTGCCGATTATCGGTAAAGGGATGGTTGAGCGCGCGCTTAAAAACCGTCGCAATCAGCCTATGCTGTTGGTCGATATCGCCGTACCGCGCGATGTTGAACCGGAAGTCGGCAAACTGTCCAACGCGTATCTGTACAGCGTTGATGACCTGCAAAGCATCATTTCGCATAACCTGGCGCAGCGCAAAGCCGCGGCAGTCGAAGCCGAGACCATTGTTGCGCAGGAAACCAGCGAGTTTATGGCCTGGTTACGCGCCCAAAGCGCGACGGAAACCATCCGCGAGTACCGCAGTCAGTCAGAACAGATTCGTGATGAACTGACCGCTAAAGCGTTGGCTGCTCTGGATCAGGGCGGTGATGCGCAAGCCATTATGCAGGATCTGGCCTGGAAGCTGACGAACCGCCTGATCCATGCACCAACCAAATCACTTCAACAGGCCGCCCGTGACGGGGATAGTGAACGCCTGAATATTCTGCGCGACAGCCTCGGGCTGGAGTAGCAGCACACCAATCTTATTTTTTACAGGGTGCATTTACGCCTATGAAGCCTTCTATCGTTGCCAAACTGGAAGCCCTGCATGAACGCCATGAAGAAGTTCAGGCGCTGCTCGGTGATGCGGGAACCATCGCAGACCAGGAACGCTTTCGTGCGCTGTCGCGCGAGTATGCCCAATTAAGCGATGTCTCTCGCTGTTTTACGGACTGGCAACAGATTCAGGATGATATCGAAACAGCACAGATGATGCTCGACGATCCTGAAATGCGTGAGATGGCGCAGGATGAACTGCGCGAAGCAAAAGAAAAAGGTGAGCAGCTGGAACAGCATCTGCAGGTTCTGCTGCTGCCAAAAGATCCGGATGACGAACGTAACGCGTTCCTGGAAGTTCGCGCGGGAACCGGCGGTGATGAAGCCGCGCTGTTTGCCGGCGATCTGTTCCGTATGTACAGCCGTTACGCTGAATCGCGTCGCTGGCGTGTGGAGATCATAAGCGCCAACGAAGGTGAGCATGGCGGTTATAAAGAGATTATTGCCAAAGTGAGCGGCGATGGCGTGTACGGCCGACTGAAATTTGAGTCCGGTGGCCACCGCGTACAGCGCGTTCCGGCGACGGAATCACAGGGGCGTATTCACACTTCCGCCTGTACGGTCGCGGTCATGCCGGAACTGCCGGAAGCGGAACTGCCGGATATCAACCCGGCCGATCTGCGTATTGATACCTTCCGTTCCTCTGGTGCGGGCGGTCAGCACGTTAACACCACCGACTCGGCAATCCGTATTACCCACTTGCCAACCGGTATTGTGGTGGAGTGTCAGGACGAACGTTCGCAGCATAAAAACAAAGCGAAAGCGATGTCGGTGCTGGGGGCGCGTATTCGTGCCGCCGAAGTGGCAAGACGCCAACAGGCCGAAGCTTCTGAGCGTCGCAACCTGTTGGGCAGCGGCGATCGTAGCGATCGCAACCGTACCTATAACTTCCCGCAGGGTCGTGTAACCGATCATCGCATTAACCTGACGCTTTACCGTCTGGATGAAGCGATGGAGGGCAAGCTGGATATGCTCATTGAGCCAATTGTCCAGGAATATCAGGCCGACCAATTAGCGGCGCTGTCCGAGCAGGATTAATGGACTATCAGCACTGGTTGCGTCAGGCAATAAGCCAATTGCAGAATAGCGAAAGCCCGCGCCGGGATGCCGAGATCATCCTTGAGCATGTTACCGGCAAGGGGCGAACCTTTATTCTGGC is a window of Citrobacter sp. Marseille-Q6884 DNA encoding:
- a CDS encoding diaminobutyrate--2-oxoglutarate transaminase gives rise to the protein MMTDKVRIDTLNANSLPQSNETFLARQAEFESNVRSYPRKLPLAIAKAQGVWITDVENNQYLDCLAGAGTLALGHNHPEMLKSIQSVITSGLPLHTLDLTTPLKDEFSSYLLSLLPGQGKEYCLQFTGPSGADAVEAALKLAKKVTGRSSVISFSGGYHGMTHGALSVTGNLSPKEAVSNMMAEVQFMPYPHEYRCPLGIGGEAGVKALTYYFENLINDVESGVRKPAAVILEAVQGEGGVNPAPIEWLQRIRKVTQEHGILLILDEVQAGFARTGKLFAFEHAGIEPDIIVMSKAVGGGLPLAVLGIKKQFDAWSPGHHTGTFRGNQLAMATGLTTLKILKDDNIADKVAAQGEWLKGKLAELQKRYPVIGHIRGLGLMIGLEIVKPNEAKDHMGCYPADGELSALLQKKCFESGLILERGGRNGSVLRLLPSLLITNAELEIFLDKFENALLGAGVKPV
- a CDS encoding pyridoxal phosphate-dependent decarboxylase family protein, which encodes MNVSDNNPILSGSAQSIAAYQDAIEQSSKAVVEWLKQPEMYQGKTVEQLRERINLNFTAEGLGNQATIERAVEYFLKDSLSVHHAQCVAHLHCPSLVISQAAEVLINATNQSMDSWDQSPSATIVEIKLIEWLREQVGYQAGDAGVFTSGGTQSNLMGLMLARDAFFARQGHSIQQDGLTGDLSKIKVFCSESAHFSVQKNMALMGLGYRSVTQVKTDVFSRMDAADLKAKLAQAQANGEQVMAIVATAGTTDAGAIDPLTEIAALAAEHQIWMHVDAAWGGALLLSEKYRHFLNGLELADSVTLDFHKQFFQTISCGAFLLKDARHYELMRYQAAYLNSDFDEEHGVPNLVSKSLQTTRRFDALKLWMGLEALGKKQYAEIIDNGVTLARQVAEFVSAQPDLELVMQPQLASVLFRFRPQSDDVAFVALLNQRIGDVLLASGAANVGVTEADGVTCLKLTLLNPTVCLKDVKVLLESVKQTAEQLLNA
- the dauA gene encoding C4-dicarboxylic acid transporter DauA; the protein is MNKLFSSHVMPFRALIDACWKEKYTASRFTRDLIAGITVGIIAIPLAMALAIGSGVAPQYGLYTSAVAGIVIALTGGSRFSVSGPTAAFVVILYPVSQQFGLAGLLVATLMSGIFLILFGLARFGRLIEYIPVSVTLGFTSGIGITIGTMQIKDFLGLQMAHVPEHYLQKVGALFMALPTINLGDAAIGVVTLGILIFWPRLGVRLPGHLPALLAGCAVMGIVNVMGGHVATIGSQFHYILADGSQGNGIPQLLPQLVLPWNMPDSNFTLSWSSLQALLPAAFSMAMLGAIESLLCAVVLDGMTGTKHKANSELIGQGLGNIVAPFFGGITATAAIARSAANVRAGATSPISAVIHAILVILALLVLAPLLSWLPLSAMAALLLMVAWNMSEAHKVVDLLRHAPKDDIIVMLMCMSLTVLFDMVIAISVGIVLASLLFMRRIARMTRLAPVNVDVPDDVLVLRVIGPLFFAAAEGLFTDLESRIEGKRIVVLKWDAVPVLDAGGLDAFQRFVKRLPEGCELRISNLEFQPLRTMARAGIQPIPGRLTFFPNRTAALADIQ
- the prs gene encoding ribose-phosphate diphosphokinase, coding for MPDMKLFAGNATPELAQRIANRLYTSLGDAAVGRFSDGEVSVQINENVRGGDIFIIQSTCAPTNDNLMELVVMVDALRRASAGRITAVIPYFGYARQDRRVRSARVPITAKVVADFLSSVGVDRVLTVDLHAEQIQGFFDVPVDNVFGSPILLEDMLQLNLDNPIVVSPDIGGVVRARAIAKLLNDTDMAIIDKRRPRANVSQVMHIIGDVASRDCVLVDDMIDTGGTLCKAAEALKERGAKRVFAYATHPIFSGNAANNLRNSVIDEVVVCDTIPLTDEIKALPNVRTLTLSGMLAEAIRRISNEESISAMFEH
- the ispE gene encoding 4-(cytidine 5'-diphospho)-2-C-methyl-D-erythritol kinase, with the protein product MMTHWPSPAKLNLFLYITGQRADGYHTLQTLFQFLDYGDDITIALRNDGEIHLLTAVDGVAHEDNLIVRAARLLMKTASDRGQLPAGSGADISIEKRLPMGGGLGGGSSNAATVLVALNHLWQCGLSIDDLADIGLTLGADVPVFVRGHAAFAEGVGEILTPVNPAEKWYLVAHPGVSIPTPVIFQDPELPRNTPKRSIETLLKCEFGNDCEVIARKRFREVDAALSWLLEYAPSRLTGTGACVFAEFDTESRARQVLEQAPEWLEGFVAKGVNLSPLHRAML
- the lolB gene encoding lipoprotein insertase outer membrane protein LolB, encoding MTLPDFRLIRLLPLAALVLTACTLNAPKGPGKSPDSQQWRQHQQEVRALNQYQTRGAFAYISDQQKVYARFFWQQTGQDRYRLLLTNPLGSTELELNAQPGNVELVDNKGKHYTADDAEEMIGKLTGMPIPLNSLRQWILGLPGDATDYKLDEQYRLSEVNYSQGGKNWKVVYGGYDSKTQPAMPANMELSDGDQRIKLKMDNWIVK
- the hemA gene encoding glutamyl-tRNA reductase, with translation MTLLALGINHKTAPVSLRERVTFSPDTLDQALDSLLAQPMVQGGVVLSTCNRTELYLSVEEQDNLQEALIRWLCEYHNLNEEDLRSSLYWHQDNDAVSHLMRVASGLDSLVLGEPQILGQVKKAFADSQKGHLNASALERMFQKSFSVAKRVRTETDIGASAVSVAFAACTLARQIFESLSTVTVLLVGAGETIELVARHLREHKVKKMIIANRTRERAQVLADEVGAEVISLSDIDARLQDADIIISSTASPLPIIGKGMVERALKNRRNQPMLLVDIAVPRDVEPEVGKLSNAYLYSVDDLQSIISHNLAQRKAAAVEAETIVAQETSEFMAWLRAQSATETIREYRSQSEQIRDELTAKALAALDQGGDAQAIMQDLAWKLTNRLIHAPTKSLQQAARDGDSERLNILRDSLGLE
- the prfA gene encoding peptide chain release factor 1; the protein is MKPSIVAKLEALHERHEEVQALLGDAGTIADQERFRALSREYAQLSDVSRCFTDWQQIQDDIETAQMMLDDPEMREMAQDELREAKEKGEQLEQHLQVLLLPKDPDDERNAFLEVRAGTGGDEAALFAGDLFRMYSRYAESRRWRVEIISANEGEHGGYKEIIAKVSGDGVYGRLKFESGGHRVQRVPATESQGRIHTSACTVAVMPELPEAELPDINPADLRIDTFRSSGAGGQHVNTTDSAIRITHLPTGIVVECQDERSQHKNKAKAMSVLGARIRAAEVARRQQAEASERRNLLGSGDRSDRNRTYNFPQGRVTDHRINLTLYRLDEAMEGKLDMLIEPIVQEYQADQLAALSEQD